From a single Ignavibacteria bacterium genomic region:
- a CDS encoding CoB--CoM heterodisulfide reductase iron-sulfur subunit A family protein, with protein MRIGVFVCHCGENIGRTVDCHAVAEACARFPGVAHSEDYKYMCSDPGQNLIKQAIREKGLDAVVVGSCSPHMHEKTFRKACADAGVNPYMVEIANLREHCSWIHDDIKAGTRKSIDLMRFAVEKVKFNVPLSPIRVPVTKRTLVIGGGISGIQAALDVANAGYEVVLVEKEPSIGGHMSQLSETFPTLDCSQCILTPRMVEVYQHPKIKLMSYSEVEKVDGFIGNFTVTIRKKAKSIKEEFCTGCGLCAQKCPIKKKALSEFDEGLSFRSAMYVPFPQAVPNIPVIDREVCTYFKNGKCALCKSVCGRDAIDFDQQDTFVKEEVGAIIVATGYKLYTIDKKPEGSIYKGYGEYGYGKYRDVIDGLQFERIASASGPTSGEILRPSDNKEPQKIVFIQCVGSRDESKGISYCSKICCMYTAKHAMLYKHKVHHGEAYVFYMDIRSGGKNYEEFVRRAIEEDHVKYIRGRVSKIYEEDGKLIVRGEDTIAGMPVTIDADLVVLATAMVPQPEASVLAQTLGVSYDKYGYFQEVHPKLRPVETATGGIFLAGACHSPRDIPECVSMASAAAAKTMVLFGSDMLEREPVVAEVDPSTCAGCFYCKKVCAYNAIDINEIRDRKGQLLKVVAHVNSGLCQGCGTCNATCPSKSIELIGFRDDQIFAQINAFAEV; from the coding sequence ATGCGCATAGGAGTTTTTGTCTGCCATTGCGGTGAAAACATCGGCAGAACGGTTGATTGCCATGCAGTCGCGGAAGCATGCGCCCGTTTTCCGGGGGTTGCACATTCTGAAGACTACAAATATATGTGCTCCGACCCCGGACAGAACCTCATCAAGCAGGCAATCCGGGAGAAAGGTCTCGATGCTGTTGTGGTGGGTTCATGCTCGCCCCACATGCACGAAAAGACTTTCAGAAAAGCATGTGCCGATGCAGGTGTGAATCCTTACATGGTCGAGATAGCCAATTTGCGGGAACACTGCAGTTGGATACACGATGACATTAAAGCCGGCACAAGGAAATCGATCGACCTGATGCGGTTCGCCGTTGAAAAAGTAAAGTTCAATGTCCCGCTTTCCCCGATTCGTGTTCCTGTTACCAAACGAACCCTCGTAATCGGCGGTGGAATATCCGGAATACAGGCAGCCCTTGATGTAGCCAATGCGGGTTATGAAGTGGTGCTTGTTGAGAAGGAACCCTCCATCGGCGGGCACATGAGTCAGCTTTCGGAGACATTTCCGACTTTGGACTGCTCGCAGTGTATCCTTACCCCGAGGATGGTTGAAGTCTATCAACACCCCAAAATTAAACTGATGTCTTATTCTGAAGTGGAAAAAGTCGATGGTTTTATCGGCAATTTTACCGTAACAATCAGAAAAAAGGCAAAATCGATTAAAGAGGAGTTTTGCACGGGATGCGGACTTTGTGCACAAAAATGCCCGATCAAGAAAAAGGCTCTCAGCGAATTTGATGAGGGGCTTTCCTTCCGCTCTGCGATGTATGTCCCATTCCCTCAGGCGGTTCCGAATATCCCGGTTATCGACAGAGAGGTGTGCACCTACTTCAAAAACGGGAAGTGCGCCCTTTGCAAGAGTGTCTGCGGACGCGATGCTATCGACTTCGATCAGCAGGATACATTCGTGAAAGAGGAGGTTGGTGCCATTATCGTTGCCACGGGATATAAACTCTACACAATTGACAAAAAACCCGAGGGAAGCATCTACAAAGGTTACGGAGAATACGGCTACGGCAAATACAGAGATGTGATTGACGGACTCCAGTTCGAGAGAATCGCAAGTGCATCGGGTCCCACTTCGGGAGAAATCCTTCGTCCTTCCGACAACAAGGAACCACAAAAGATTGTGTTTATCCAGTGTGTCGGCTCCCGCGACGAATCGAAAGGAATCTCATACTGCAGCAAAATCTGTTGCATGTACACTGCCAAACACGCGATGCTCTACAAACACAAGGTTCATCACGGTGAAGCTTATGTCTTCTACATGGACATCAGGTCGGGCGGAAAGAACTATGAGGAATTTGTTCGCCGCGCCATCGAGGAAGATCATGTGAAATATATCCGCGGAAGGGTTTCGAAGATATATGAGGAAGACGGAAAACTCATCGTCAGAGGTGAGGACACAATTGCCGGAATGCCTGTCACGATTGATGCCGACCTTGTCGTTCTGGCGACTGCGATGGTGCCTCAGCCCGAAGCTTCCGTGCTTGCCCAGACTCTGGGTGTCTCTTACGATAAATATGGTTACTTCCAGGAAGTGCATCCGAAGTTGAGACCTGTGGAAACCGCCACGGGTGGAATCTTCCTTGCGGGTGCCTGCCACTCACCGCGCGATATCCCCGAGTGTGTTTCGATGGCGTCGGCTGCGGCTGCAAAAACGATGGTTCTTTTTGGTTCAGACATGCTCGAAAGGGAGCCCGTTGTCGCAGAAGTGGATCCTTCCACCTGTGCGGGGTGCTTCTATTGCAAGAAGGTTTGTGCCTATAATGCCATAGACATAAATGAGATAAGAGACAGAAAAGGTCAGCTTCTAAAGGTGGTTGCTCATGTAAATTCAGGACTCTGTCAGGGGTGCGGAACATGTAATGCGACCTGCCCTTCCAAGTCGATTGAACTGATCGGCTTTAGAGATGACCAGATATTCGCCCAGATAAATGCTTTTGCAGAGGTATAA
- a CDS encoding ATP-binding protein — protein sequence MITFQTLTDVVFQQREYLLSTPTGITREKLPQMLPQPGVASIITGIRRCGKSTLLRQMIEQTPDFKYLNFEDVRLFQFEPGDFIKLDEIFGDFSGVCFFDEIQNIEGWERFVRTLLDKGKRVVITGSNASMLSKELGTKLTGRHLATELFPFSYREFCDFYSIEPSAEAFTEYLNKGGFPEYLRIGNPNLLQTLLIDILMRDIIVRNGLRDEKFVKELALYLITNSAKEFSYTSLKNLFGTGSVNTIISILNHFEDSYLFFTLQQFNFSYKKRIVSPKKIYSIDTGMLTVNSSSFSADRGRILENSVFLHLKRSGDEIFYFKDSKECDFITRSKNGEFRAIQVCYDLNESNLDRELNGLVEALAKLNLDSGQIITHNTTDHFATGGKTINVVPAWKWMG from the coding sequence ATGATTACATTTCAAACACTTACCGATGTTGTCTTCCAGCAAAGAGAGTATCTTCTCTCGACCCCGACCGGAATAACCCGGGAAAAACTCCCTCAAATGCTCCCTCAACCGGGAGTTGCATCAATCATCACCGGAATAAGAAGGTGCGGTAAGAGCACTCTGCTGAGACAAATGATCGAGCAAACTCCGGACTTCAAATATCTAAACTTTGAAGATGTGAGGCTGTTTCAGTTTGAACCGGGTGATTTTATTAAGCTGGATGAAATTTTCGGGGACTTCAGTGGAGTCTGTTTTTTTGATGAGATTCAAAATATTGAAGGATGGGAAAGATTTGTAAGAACACTTCTCGACAAGGGAAAGAGAGTGGTAATCACAGGTTCAAATGCGTCGATGTTGAGCAAGGAGCTTGGCACAAAGCTTACGGGCAGACACCTCGCAACCGAGCTCTTCCCGTTCTCATACAGAGAGTTTTGTGATTTTTACTCCATAGAGCCGTCAGCGGAGGCTTTTACCGAATATCTTAACAAGGGAGGGTTCCCCGAATATCTAAGAATCGGCAATCCGAATCTGCTTCAGACACTTCTGATTGATATCCTGATGAGGGACATAATCGTAAGAAACGGACTAAGAGACGAGAAATTTGTAAAGGAGCTTGCACTCTACCTAATCACCAATTCCGCAAAAGAGTTTTCATATACTTCACTAAAAAATCTGTTCGGAACTGGATCGGTAAACACGATAATCTCGATTCTAAACCATTTCGAAGACAGTTATCTCTTTTTTACTCTGCAACAATTCAATTTCTCTTATAAAAAAAGAATTGTATCGCCGAAAAAAATATACTCCATCGATACAGGGATGCTCACAGTAAACAGCTCCTCCTTCTCGGCAGACAGGGGCAGAATCCTCGAAAATTCAGTTTTTCTTCACCTTAAAAGAAGCGGTGATGAGATTTTCTATTTCAAGGATAGCAAAGAATGTGATTTTATCACCCGGTCAAAAAACGGGGAATTCAGGGCAATCCAGGTTTGTTATGATCTGAATGAAAGCAATCTCGACAGGGAATTGAATGGCCTTGTCGAGGCTCTTGCGAAATTAAATCTCGATTCGGGTCAAATCATCACTCACAACACAACCGATCACTTCGCAACAGGAGGTAAAACCATCAATGTGGTGCCTGCCTGGAAGTGGATGGGATAA
- a CDS encoding glycosidase, which translates to MLNNPKLYEINTRVWIKKFGPDAKIKDIPVTAWSDLKEKGINFIWLLGLWKTCRDNIDETCFTPELVKQYNAALKDWTRDDVIGSPFAIDDYVINPDLGTEADVLQLKKTLNDLGMALILDFVPNHFGSTSRVLRDNPEIFLSVDKKSFEEEPHTYFSSPFHKNQFFAHGRDPFFPAWRDTVQLNYFNPFTRDYMSGVLQNISQLCDGVRCSMSMLILNNVFGNTWSGAADQHKYPETNDEFWQSAIKEIKSFNPGFIFIAETYWNLERSLQNLGFDYTTDKVLYDKLKNNGANEIRGHLTADMNMQQKSVRFVEKYEEERALHAFGHDKSMAAAVIATTIPGLTLYQDGQWEGRKQKQPLQLGREAQSQFHPKVEKFYKKLLQITNDRAFKDGIWELLFCHRAWDDNGTSSNMLAWKWKLAVRNVLVVVNYSPVQSQCLLKFPVSIADDRVLLNDVLNDKIYIRSLAEVLEKGLYIDLPPYKSHIFVFDEEYADSGNYY; encoded by the coding sequence ATGCTAAACAATCCAAAACTTTACGAAATAAATACCCGCGTCTGGATCAAAAAATTCGGTCCTGACGCAAAAATTAAAGATATTCCGGTCACCGCCTGGAGCGATTTGAAGGAAAAAGGGATAAACTTCATCTGGCTGCTCGGTCTGTGGAAAACCTGTCGCGACAACATCGATGAAACCTGTTTCACCCCCGAGCTCGTGAAGCAATATAATGCCGCATTGAAAGACTGGACACGGGACGATGTCATCGGGTCACCTTTCGCGATTGATGATTATGTAATCAATCCCGACCTTGGCACCGAAGCCGATGTTCTCCAACTAAAGAAGACACTTAACGACCTCGGAATGGCACTTATCCTCGATTTTGTGCCCAACCATTTTGGTTCAACAAGCAGAGTGCTTCGGGACAATCCTGAAATTTTCCTTTCAGTCGATAAAAAATCATTTGAAGAAGAGCCCCATACCTACTTCTCGTCGCCATTCCATAAAAATCAGTTTTTTGCCCATGGAAGAGATCCGTTTTTCCCTGCCTGGCGCGATACAGTGCAGTTGAATTATTTTAATCCCTTCACCCGCGATTACATGTCGGGGGTTTTGCAAAATATCAGTCAGTTGTGCGACGGAGTAAGGTGTTCGATGTCGATGCTGATACTGAATAATGTTTTTGGCAACACCTGGAGCGGAGCGGCAGATCAGCACAAATATCCCGAGACAAACGACGAGTTTTGGCAGTCTGCAATAAAGGAGATAAAATCGTTTAATCCGGGGTTCATTTTCATAGCCGAGACTTACTGGAATCTTGAAAGGTCTCTTCAGAATCTCGGGTTTGATTATACCACCGACAAGGTGCTTTACGACAAATTAAAAAACAACGGTGCAAATGAGATAAGGGGTCATCTTACCGCTGACATGAACATGCAACAAAAATCGGTTCGTTTTGTCGAAAAATATGAGGAGGAGAGGGCACTTCACGCCTTCGGTCACGATAAATCGATGGCAGCTGCGGTAATCGCAACTACAATTCCGGGCTTGACACTCTATCAGGACGGGCAGTGGGAGGGGAGGAAACAGAAACAGCCTCTTCAACTCGGAAGGGAAGCTCAGTCACAGTTTCATCCAAAAGTGGAGAAATTTTACAAAAAACTGCTGCAAATCACCAATGACAGGGCTTTTAAGGATGGGATATGGGAACTGCTCTTTTGTCACCGTGCCTGGGATGACAATGGCACCAGTTCAAACATGCTTGCATGGAAATGGAAACTCGCGGTGAGGAATGTTCTCGTTGTGGTAAACTACTCGCCCGTTCAGTCTCAATGCCTGTTGAAATTCCCGGTTTCAATTGCTGATGACAGAGTGCTTCTGAACGATGTGCTTAACGACAAGATCTACATAAGATCACTCGCGGAAGTGCTGGAGAAAGGTTTGTATATCGACCTTCCTCCTTACAAAAGTCACATTTTTGTTTTTGACGAAGAATACGCAGATTCTGGCAACTACTATTGA
- a CDS encoding 8-oxo-dGTP diphosphatase, which produces MKLATLCYVKDVKNNTTLMLHRIKKENDMHEGKWNGLGGKFEPGETPEECVIREVREESGLEIKNPKMEGFITFPAFDDIDDWYVFVFTAEEFSGELIDSPEGVLEWIPDSELFNLNLWEGDTIFMKWFGSGKVFSAKFEYDKGEFTNHDVIFY; this is translated from the coding sequence ATGAAACTTGCCACACTTTGTTATGTCAAGGATGTGAAAAACAACACAACTCTCATGCTCCACAGAATTAAAAAGGAAAATGACATGCATGAAGGGAAGTGGAACGGGCTCGGCGGCAAGTTTGAACCGGGAGAGACTCCCGAGGAATGTGTCATCAGGGAGGTAAGGGAAGAGTCGGGACTCGAGATAAAAAATCCCAAGATGGAGGGGTTTATCACTTTCCCGGCATTCGATGACATTGATGACTGGTATGTTTTTGTTTTCACCGCAGAGGAGTTTTCGGGTGAATTGATCGACTCCCCCGAAGGTGTGCTCGAGTGGATACCCGACTCGGAACTCTTCAACCTCAATCTTTGGGAAGGCGACACAATTTTTATGAAGTGGTTCGGCTCGGGAAAGGTATTCTCCGCCAAATTCGAGTACGACAAAGGGGAATTCACCAACCACGATGTAATCTTTTATTAA
- a CDS encoding 4Fe-4S dicluster domain-containing protein has translation MKNIDPNNFREKLDTIMSQDVALCYQCGKCSAGCPVRDFTETPPNRVGRFVQLGFYEKAISSPSIWLCAGCQTCSTRCPQGFDMARFMDALRELAIEYGIKPPDPDGMAFHRSFLNQIKNFGRSYEIGFLLEYKLKTRHFFQDLDLAPVTLIKGKLGLLPPKVKGKKSIRKIFAEAEGGKA, from the coding sequence ATGAAAAATATAGACCCGAACAATTTCCGAGAGAAATTAGATACAATAATGTCCCAGGATGTTGCACTTTGTTATCAATGTGGCAAATGTTCTGCGGGCTGTCCCGTGAGGGACTTTACCGAAACTCCACCCAACAGGGTTGGAAGATTCGTACAACTGGGCTTTTACGAAAAAGCAATTTCATCACCATCAATCTGGCTGTGTGCCGGGTGTCAGACTTGTAGCACGAGGTGCCCGCAAGGTTTCGATATGGCGCGGTTCATGGATGCACTCCGTGAGCTGGCAATCGAATATGGAATAAAACCGCCTGACCCCGATGGCATGGCTTTCCACAGATCATTCCTTAATCAGATAAAAAACTTCGGCAGATCTTATGAGATCGGCTTCCTCCTCGAATATAAACTTAAAACACGACATTTTTTCCAGGACCTCGATCTGGCTCCCGTTACCCTCATCAAAGGAAAACTGGGGTTGCTTCCTCCAAAAGTAAAAGGGAAGAAGAGCATCAGAAAGATTTTCGCTGAAGCGGAAGGAGGCAAGGCATGA
- a CDS encoding CoB--CoM heterodisulfide reductase iron-sulfur subunit B family protein produces MNLGYYPGCSAEGTGKEADLSLKEVFKVLDIGLDELEDWSCCGATSAHVTSHLLSVALPARNLLLAQKQGLNELLAPCAACYSRLVSSQKELRLDEKTRMRVEELLEDKMNTGMKICNLLQVFEEIGPEKLKDHITADLENLKVACYYGCLLVRPADIALADDVEDPHSMEAIVEATGAKTVNWNFKTECCGAAHSIAHTDIVVKLSKKILDDAIKRGADVIAVACPMCHSNLDMRQIAIIDQDKGRNPIPVLYLTELIGLAMGIDPAALGINSHYIDVKPILSKITKREVVCA; encoded by the coding sequence ATGAATCTCGGTTATTACCCCGGATGTTCCGCTGAAGGTACCGGAAAAGAAGCCGACCTCTCCCTCAAGGAGGTCTTTAAGGTACTTGATATTGGACTCGATGAACTTGAAGACTGGTCGTGCTGCGGCGCCACATCGGCACATGTCACCTCCCATCTTCTCTCTGTTGCATTGCCGGCACGGAATCTGTTGCTTGCACAGAAGCAGGGATTAAACGAACTTCTCGCTCCCTGTGCAGCCTGTTACAGCAGACTGGTTTCCTCCCAAAAAGAGTTGAGACTCGACGAAAAAACCCGTATGCGGGTTGAGGAACTGCTCGAAGACAAAATGAATACGGGAATGAAAATCTGCAATCTTCTTCAGGTGTTTGAAGAGATCGGTCCCGAAAAACTGAAGGATCACATAACGGCGGATCTAGAGAACCTGAAGGTGGCGTGCTATTACGGTTGCCTGCTTGTAAGGCCTGCCGATATCGCCCTTGCCGACGATGTCGAAGACCCTCATTCGATGGAAGCGATTGTGGAGGCAACGGGTGCAAAAACGGTGAACTGGAACTTCAAAACCGAATGTTGCGGAGCCGCTCACTCGATAGCCCATACCGATATTGTTGTAAAGCTGAGCAAAAAGATACTCGATGACGCAATAAAACGGGGTGCGGATGTAATTGCCGTTGCCTGCCCGATGTGTCACTCAAATCTTGACATGCGACAGATTGCCATTATAGATCAGGACAAAGGAAGGAATCCGATACCAGTCCTCTACCTGACCGAACTTATCGGTCTCGCGATGGGGATCGATCCTGCTGCACTTGGCATCAATTCACATTACATCGATGTAAAACCAATCCTTTCGAAAATAACAAAGCGGGAGGTTGTATGCGCATAG
- a CDS encoding hydrogenase iron-sulfur subunit: MEEKFEPKIAAFVCNWCTYTGADLAGTSRLKQQPNARLIRVPCTGRIDPVFIIKAFESGADGVLVSGCHPGDCHYNAGNFHARRRWIMFRELLEFAGIDSSRLHFSWVSASEGKKWVDVIDGVTETVRKKGPFDQYRKMARKIELPELEEEGVEI, encoded by the coding sequence ATGGAAGAGAAATTTGAACCCAAAATAGCAGCGTTTGTCTGTAACTGGTGTACCTATACCGGAGCTGATCTGGCGGGTACCTCACGATTGAAACAACAGCCAAATGCAAGATTGATTCGTGTACCGTGTACAGGAAGAATCGATCCCGTTTTTATAATAAAAGCGTTCGAAAGTGGTGCCGATGGTGTGCTCGTTTCGGGTTGCCACCCCGGTGACTGCCACTACAATGCCGGAAACTTCCACGCCCGAAGAAGGTGGATAATGTTCAGGGAGTTGCTGGAGTTTGCGGGTATCGACTCGTCCCGGCTCCACTTCTCATGGGTCTCAGCTTCCGAAGGGAAAAAGTGGGTTGATGTCATCGACGGCGTAACCGAAACCGTAAGGAAAAAAGGACCTTTCGATCAGTACAGGAAAATGGCCAGAAAGATCGAACTTCCCGAATTGGAAGAGGAAGGAGTTGAAATCTGA
- a CDS encoding MarR family transcriptional regulator codes for MIDETAKKFAELTCSLSRECGRKEEFFARCYNLTPAELRLLMLFGERHFISIKELSTHLALTPGRITHILTSLEEKKLVSRKQDEIDKRSFNVYLTGQSRPYINKINMGHILVHKEIFDTLDETTRENVILVMESLITAMKNWVVNETGREVTA; via the coding sequence ATGATAGACGAAACAGCAAAAAAGTTTGCGGAATTAACCTGTTCGCTTTCCAGAGAGTGTGGCAGAAAAGAAGAGTTCTTTGCGAGGTGTTATAATCTCACCCCGGCAGAGCTGAGGCTTCTGATGCTATTTGGTGAAAGGCATTTTATCTCAATTAAGGAGTTATCCACACATTTGGCTCTTACGCCCGGAAGGATAACTCACATTCTCACTTCACTTGAAGAGAAGAAACTCGTTTCAAGGAAGCAGGACGAGATCGATAAAAGAAGTTTTAATGTTTACCTTACCGGGCAAAGCAGGCCCTACATCAACAAGATAAACATGGGGCATATTTTAGTACATAAAGAAATTTTTGACACTCTGGACGAGACCACACGCGAAAATGTTATTCTCGTGATGGAGTCACTGATCACGGCAATGAAGAACTGGGTGGTCAACGAGACCGGCAGAGAAGTGACGGCATAG
- a CDS encoding 4Fe-4S dicluster domain-containing protein has translation MNGLNAVCREAITGNKAALIIGYTEDRRHHLKPFIAHTEADTDKLTYNHNAVNNLAVYLHRFRNRTEGKIGIVVKPCDLKAITALIQENRVNRDDLYVIGVNCSGVVKDQNKEFSKENTQIKCKTCAGKTPAWYDVLVEESVEFELPDDENALLMKQIEEMSAEERLEFWNSEFEKCIKCYACREVCPMCYCDQCIVDKTEPRWIESSATNRANFAWNMIRAFHQAGRCIGCGECDRVCPADIPLSLLNRKMGMVAFKEFGYRHGTDMNAPTLIGTFSTSDHEEFIR, from the coding sequence ATGAACGGACTTAATGCAGTTTGTCGTGAAGCCATTACCGGGAACAAAGCTGCCCTCATCATCGGCTACACAGAAGACAGACGACATCACTTGAAACCCTTTATCGCTCACACAGAGGCGGATACTGATAAACTCACTTACAACCACAATGCGGTTAATAATCTGGCGGTCTATCTCCACCGGTTCCGTAACCGGACTGAAGGGAAGATCGGAATCGTTGTAAAACCGTGCGATCTGAAAGCCATCACAGCCCTGATTCAGGAAAACCGCGTAAACCGGGATGACCTCTATGTCATCGGAGTGAATTGCAGCGGAGTGGTCAAGGATCAGAACAAGGAATTCTCTAAGGAGAACACACAGATAAAATGCAAAACCTGTGCGGGAAAAACACCCGCCTGGTACGATGTCCTTGTTGAAGAGTCTGTTGAGTTCGAGCTCCCCGACGATGAGAACGCTCTTTTGATGAAACAGATCGAGGAAATGTCTGCCGAAGAGCGACTTGAATTCTGGAACTCGGAGTTCGAAAAATGTATTAAGTGCTACGCCTGCCGGGAAGTTTGTCCGATGTGCTACTGTGATCAGTGCATCGTTGATAAAACAGAACCCCGCTGGATAGAAAGCAGTGCCACAAACAGGGCAAATTTCGCCTGGAACATGATCCGTGCTTTCCATCAGGCAGGCAGATGTATCGGCTGTGGCGAGTGCGATCGCGTTTGTCCCGCTGACATCCCCCTCTCACTCCTCAACAGAAAGATGGGAATGGTGGCATTTAAGGAATTCGGCTACAGACACGGAACCGATATGAACGCACCGACACTGATTGGTACTTTCAGCACTTCCGACCATGAAGAATTTATCAGGTAG